Proteins from one Clostridium cellulovorans 743B genomic window:
- a CDS encoding glycoside hydrolase family 48 protein, with translation MRKRLNKIVAVALTATTISSVAATVNTAQVSAAPVVPNNEYVQHFKDMYAKIHNANNGYFSDEGIPYHAVETLMVEAPDYGHETTSEAFSYYMWLEAMNAKLTGDFSGFKKAWDVTEKYIIPGETDQPSASMSNYDPNKPATYAAEHPDPSMYPSQLQFGAAVGKDPLYNELKSTYGTSQVYGMHWLLDVDNWYGFGGATSTSPVYINTFQRGVQESCWETVPQPCKDEMKYGGRNGFLDLFTGDSQYATQFKYTNAPDADARAVQATYYAQLAAKEWGVDISSYVAKSTKMGDFLRYSFFDKYFRKVGNSTQAGTGYDSAQYLLNWYYAWGGGISSNWSWRIGSSHNHFGYQNPMAAWILSNTSDFKPKSPNAATDWNNSLKRQIEFYQWLQSAEGGIAGGASNSNGGSYQAWPAGTATFYGMGYTPHPVYEDPGSNEWFGMQAWSMQRVAEYYYSSKDPAAKSLLDKWAKWACANVQFDDAAKKFKIPAKLVWTGQPDTWTGSYTGNSNLHVKVEAYGEDLGVAGSLSNALSYYAKALESSTDAADKVAYNTAKETSRKILDYLWASYQDDKGIAVTETRNDFKRFNQSVYIPSGWTGKMPNGDVIQSGATFLSIRSKYKQDPSWPKVEAALANGTGVDMTYHRFWGQSDIAIAFGTYGTLFTDPTPGLKGDVNSDAKVNAIDLAILKKYILDSTTKINTANSDMNGDGKVNAMDLALLKKALLA, from the coding sequence ATGAGAAAAAGATTAAATAAGATCGTTGCTGTTGCTTTAACTGCAACAACTATATCATCAGTAGCAGCTACTGTTAATACAGCTCAAGTTTCAGCTGCACCAGTAGTGCCAAATAATGAGTATGTTCAACACTTTAAGGATATGTACGCTAAGATCCATAATGCAAACAATGGATACTTCAGTGATGAAGGAATACCTTATCACGCAGTTGAAACATTAATGGTTGAAGCACCAGACTATGGTCATGAAACTACAAGTGAAGCTTTCAGTTACTATATGTGGCTTGAAGCTATGAACGCTAAGCTTACTGGAGATTTCTCAGGATTCAAAAAAGCTTGGGATGTAACTGAAAAGTACATAATTCCAGGTGAGACTGATCAACCAAGCGCAAGTATGAGCAATTATGATCCAAATAAGCCAGCTACATATGCAGCTGAACATCCAGATCCAAGCATGTACCCATCTCAATTACAATTTGGTGCTGCTGTAGGTAAGGATCCATTATACAATGAATTAAAATCTACTTATGGAACTAGCCAAGTATATGGTATGCATTGGTTACTAGATGTTGATAACTGGTATGGTTTTGGTGGTGCAACAAGCACAAGCCCAGTATACATCAACACTTTCCAAAGAGGTGTTCAAGAATCTTGTTGGGAAACTGTGCCACAACCATGTAAAGACGAAATGAAGTACGGTGGAAGAAACGGTTTCTTAGATCTATTCACTGGTGATTCACAATACGCAACTCAATTTAAATATACTAACGCTCCAGACGCAGATGCTCGTGCAGTTCAAGCTACTTACTATGCACAATTAGCTGCTAAAGAATGGGGAGTAGACATCAGCTCATATGTAGCAAAATCTACTAAGATGGGTGACTTCTTAAGATATTCATTCTTTGATAAATACTTTAGAAAAGTTGGAAATTCAACACAAGCAGGAACTGGATATGATTCAGCTCAATACCTATTAAACTGGTACTATGCTTGGGGTGGTGGAATCAGCTCAAACTGGTCTTGGAGAATTGGATCAAGCCATAACCATTTCGGATACCAAAACCCAATGGCAGCATGGATATTATCAAATACATCTGACTTTAAACCAAAGTCACCAAATGCTGCTACAGATTGGAATAACAGTTTAAAGAGACAAATAGAATTCTATCAATGGTTACAATCTGCTGAAGGTGGTATCGCTGGAGGAGCTAGTAACTCAAATGGAGGAAGCTATCAAGCATGGCCAGCAGGTACTGCAACATTCTACGGAATGGGATATACTCCTCACCCAGTATACGAAGATCCAGGTAGTAACGAATGGTTTGGTATGCAAGCATGGTCAATGCAACGTGTGGCTGAATACTACTACAGTTCAAAAGATCCAGCAGCTAAATCATTACTTGATAAATGGGCTAAATGGGCTTGTGCAAATGTTCAATTCGATGATGCAGCTAAGAAATTTAAGATTCCTGCTAAATTAGTATGGACTGGACAACCAGATACTTGGACTGGATCATATACAGGAAATTCAAATCTTCATGTTAAAGTTGAAGCTTATGGAGAAGATCTTGGAGTAGCAGGTTCACTTTCTAATGCATTATCATATTATGCAAAAGCTCTTGAATCTAGCACAGATGCTGCAGATAAAGTAGCATATAACACTGCAAAAGAAACTTCTAGAAAGATACTTGATTACTTATGGGCAAGCTACCAAGATGATAAGGGTATAGCAGTTACTGAAACAAGAAATGATTTCAAACGTTTCAATCAATCTGTATATATTCCATCAGGTTGGACAGGAAAAATGCCTAATGGAGATGTAATCCAAAGTGGAGCTACTTTCTTAAGCATACGTTCAAAATACAAACAAGATCCATCATGGCCAAAAGTTGAAGCTGCTTTAGCAAATGGTACTGGTGTTGATATGACATACCACAGATTCTGGGGTCAAAGTGATATCGCTATAGCATTTGGAACATACGGTACATTATTCACAGACCCTACTCCAGGATTAAAAGGTGATGTTAACTCTGATGCTAAAGTAAATGCTATAGATTTAGCTATATTAAAGAAATACATCTTAGATTCAACAACTAAAATTAACACTGCTAATTCTGATATGAACGGTGATGGAAAAGTTAATGCAATGGATTTAGCTTTATTAAAGAAAGCACTTCTTGCTTAA
- a CDS encoding glycoside hydrolase family 9 protein: MFNISKKKAQALLLSGILGATSFTPAVLVKGETTATPTFNYGEALQKSIMFYEFQRSGKLPTDIRSNWRGDSGTKDGSDVGVDLTGGWYDAGDHVKFNLPMSYTVAMLAWSLSEDKAAYEKSGQLDYLVKEIKWATDYLMKCHTAPNEYYYQVGDGGADHKWWGPAEVMQMARPAYKVDLQKPGSSVVAETAAALASTAFALKDIDKAYSEQCIQHAKELYNFADTTKSDAGYTAANTYYNSWSGYYDELSWAAAWLYMATNDASYLEKAESYVPFWKVEQQTTTIAYRWAHCWDDVHFGAQLLLARLTGKSIYKESVERNLDYWTTGYDGNKIKYTPKGLAWMDSWGSLRYATTTAFLADVYASSDVCSISKVDTYKNFAKSQADYALGSTGRSFVVGFGENAPKKPHHRTAHSSWSDQQVNPTDHRHVLYGALVGGPDASDGYTDAIDNFTNNEVACDYNAGFVGLLARQYSKYGGDPIPDFKAIEKPTNDEFFVEAGVNCTGPNFVEIKALVNNRTGWPARMGDKLSFKYFINVSEFVNAGYSADDLKVTVGYNTGGTVSNLIPWDKENNIYYVNVDFTGVKIYPGGQSDYKKEIQFRISGIQNVNIWDNSDDFSYEGITKTPGETPVKVTNIPVYDNGVKVFGNEPGTTKPPVIAGDVNNNGIVNSMDLAMLKKYILGYEVEMNKEASDLNKDGKINAIDFALLKKLLLSQ; this comes from the coding sequence GTGTTTAACATATCTAAGAAAAAAGCGCAAGCTCTTCTTTTATCAGGAATCTTGGGTGCAACTTCATTTACACCAGCTGTATTGGTAAAAGGTGAAACAACAGCGACTCCAACATTCAATTATGGAGAAGCATTACAAAAGTCAATAATGTTTTATGAATTCCAACGTTCTGGAAAGTTACCAACGGATATTCGTAGTAATTGGCGTGGTGATTCTGGAACAAAAGATGGCTCTGATGTAGGAGTTGATTTAACTGGTGGATGGTATGATGCTGGAGACCACGTTAAATTTAATCTGCCAATGTCTTATACTGTGGCAATGCTTGCATGGTCATTAAGTGAAGACAAAGCAGCTTACGAAAAAAGCGGCCAATTAGATTACCTTGTTAAGGAAATAAAATGGGCTACAGATTATCTAATGAAGTGCCATACGGCACCAAATGAATACTATTATCAAGTTGGTGATGGTGGAGCTGATCACAAATGGTGGGGACCTGCAGAAGTAATGCAGATGGCAAGACCGGCTTATAAAGTAGATTTGCAAAAACCAGGATCATCAGTTGTCGCTGAAACAGCAGCAGCATTAGCTTCTACAGCTTTTGCATTAAAAGACATAGATAAAGCGTATTCAGAACAATGTATTCAGCATGCAAAAGAACTTTATAACTTTGCTGATACAACAAAGAGTGATGCTGGTTATACAGCAGCAAATACATATTACAATTCATGGAGTGGATACTATGATGAATTATCATGGGCTGCAGCATGGCTTTACATGGCAACAAATGATGCATCATATCTAGAAAAAGCGGAATCATATGTTCCATTTTGGAAGGTTGAACAGCAAACAACCACTATAGCATATAGATGGGCGCATTGTTGGGATGATGTACATTTCGGAGCTCAATTACTCCTTGCCAGATTAACAGGAAAATCAATATACAAAGAATCAGTTGAAAGAAACCTTGATTATTGGACAACTGGTTATGATGGAAATAAAATAAAGTACACTCCAAAAGGTTTAGCTTGGATGGATTCTTGGGGCTCATTAAGATATGCAACTACAACGGCATTCCTTGCCGATGTTTATGCAAGCTCAGATGTTTGTTCTATTTCTAAGGTAGATACATATAAGAATTTTGCTAAGAGTCAAGCTGATTATGCTTTAGGAAGTACTGGAAGAAGTTTTGTGGTAGGATTTGGTGAAAATGCTCCAAAGAAACCACATCATAGAACTGCCCATAGTTCATGGTCAGATCAACAAGTAAATCCAACAGACCATAGACATGTTTTATATGGTGCTTTAGTTGGAGGACCAGATGCCAGTGATGGTTATACTGATGCTATTGACAATTTTACTAATAATGAGGTGGCTTGTGATTATAATGCAGGATTTGTAGGACTTTTAGCTAGACAATATTCTAAATATGGCGGAGATCCAATACCTGATTTTAAAGCGATAGAAAAGCCAACCAACGATGAGTTCTTTGTCGAAGCAGGAGTAAATTGTACAGGTCCAAATTTTGTAGAAATTAAAGCTTTAGTTAATAATAGAACAGGATGGCCAGCAAGAATGGGAGATAAACTTTCATTCAAATACTTCATAAATGTAAGTGAATTTGTTAATGCTGGTTACAGTGCAGATGATTTAAAGGTTACTGTTGGTTACAATACTGGCGGAACTGTATCAAACCTAATCCCATGGGATAAGGAAAATAATATTTATTATGTAAATGTTGATTTCACAGGGGTAAAGATTTATCCAGGTGGACAATCAGATTATAAAAAAGAAATTCAATTTAGAATTTCAGGAATTCAAAATGTTAATATTTGGGATAATTCTGATGACTTCTCTTATGAGGGGATTACAAAAACTCCAGGTGAAACACCTGTGAAGGTTACAAACATCCCAGTTTATGATAATGGAGTTAAGGTATTCGGAAATGAACCAGGAACTACTAAGCCACCTGTTATAGCTGGTGATGTAAACAATAATGGTATCGTGAATTCAATGGATTTAGCGATGTTAAAGAAATATATACTTGGATACGAAGTAGAAATGAATAAAGAGGCTTCAGATTTAAATAAAGATGGTAAGATTAATGCCATTGATTTCGCTCTTTTAAAGAAACTACTTTTATCACAGTAG